The Gammaproteobacteria bacterium genome includes the window GCGCGACAACAGGCGCATCGTCGAATTATCTCACGGTTGTCGCAACACGGAGGACGGACGAAAAGACAAACAGGATGGTATGTCATTTGACAGAAATCGCCTTATCTCGACACCCCAATCGGGTTTTCCATTAAGCAAGAAAAACCGACCTGGCGTCCAGGACGTATATCTTGAACTGGGTACGGATCGGGCTGCCCAACGGTTCACCCGCTGTCCGACCCACCGGGACCGGACGATCTCCCGATTGACAGGATACGAGAAGATGTGGGAGCGGAATTGACGAGTTCAGGCCTAAAACTACTCACTGTAACCATCCTGATTGGCGCTCTCACAGGGTGCTCTGCCTTGTCGATCGTCGACGGACTGACGCCCGAATCCGGCTACAGGCTGAAATCCGCCATTCCCTATGGTCAGCTCCCTCGGCAGAAGGCCGACGTGTACATGCCGGATTCGGGAAGCCCCCCATATCCGACTGTCGTCTTCTTCTACGGTGGCAGGTGGACCTTCGGCGACCGCGACGACTACCGCTTCGTCGGGCAGGCCCTCGCCTCTCGCGGTATCCTGACGATCATCGCAGATTACCGGCAATACCCCGAGGTACGCTTCCCGGCATTTGTCGAAGACGGGGCTCGGGCGGTCGCGTGGGCGCACGGGAATGTTTCCGAATATGGTGGTGACCCGGACATGCTTTTCGCGATGGGTCATTCATCCGGCGCACACATTGCCGCGATGCTTGCGACCGACTGCCGGTATCTGCGTGATGTGGGGGGTGACCAGAGCTGGCTGTCGGGATTCATCGGCCTCGCGGGGCCCTATGACTTTCTGCCACTGACCGATGATGGCCTGATAGAAATATTCGGGCCTGAAGATCTTCAACTCGCATCTCAACCCATCAATTTCGTTGACTTCAGGACGCCGCCCATGCTGCTGATGCACGGCCTGAAAGACAATACGGTTTGGGTAAGAAACACACGCAACCTCGCCTCGCGGGCGCTGGAACATGATGTTGCCGTAACCACCATCTACTACCCGGACATCGGACACCTGCGAATTATTGGCGCCGTCGCCGAACCTTTCCAGGGTTGGGCTCCCGTCGCCGACGACATCACGGAATTCGTACATGCCATGGGGGAACCGGATCGAATGAACGCAAGACACCAATGCTGCGAGGAATGCTGCCCGACAAATCCGTGCGCAACAGGCACGACGACGCAGCGTGAGTATTCCGGACATGAACGGGCCGGGTAGACGGAACGGCCTGACCGCCATGTTGTTCACCGCTATAGCGGGTGGGGGACACGCTGGCGAAGGCACGACAAGCGACGCGCTGATCGACGATCGCAGCAGTGGCAGCCTGAAAGCAAGCCGCGGCGGGCAGTGGCGACTGGTAACCGATCAGGTCATGGGTGGAATCTCGACAGCAGACCTGAGACCCGACCGGCATGGAGACCGAGGCTGCCTCCGATTGAGCGGCACGGTCAATACCGCGAATAGTGGCGGATTCGTGCAGATGGCGCTGGACCCTGCCGGTGGCAAGCACTGGAACGTCAGCACATTCGCCGGTTTGCAATTACTCGTCTCCGGAAACGGGGAGCAATACAACGTCCACCTTCGAACCAGCGACCTCTGGTTGCCCTGGCAATCGTATCGGGCGGCATTCGTCACCGCACCCGAGTGGCACGTGATCCGGATACCGTTTTCATCGTTCGAAGCCTACCGAATCAAGACCCGGCTTGACACCAGTCGGCTAACCCGCCTCGGACTCGTGGCGATCGGACGTCATTTCACGGCAGACCTGTGTCTGGGAGATCTGCGTTTCTACAGTCAAGAAGGCAAGACGCAACAACGGATGTGAAACACGATGCGGCGTGAGGCGCCGGGTCCGCGTCAGGAATCCGTCTGGGACTACCCGCGACCACCAAGGATCGAGATAAGGCGATTTCTGTCAAATGACATACCACCCTGCTTGTCTTTTCGTCCGTCCTCTGTGTTGCGACAACAGTGACATAGTTAGACTATGCGCCTGTTGTCGCGCCTTGATGACGAACGAT containing:
- a CDS encoding alpha/beta hydrolase, with the translated sequence MSIVDGLTPESGYRLKSAIPYGQLPRQKADVYMPDSGSPPYPTVVFFYGGRWTFGDRDDYRFVGQALASRGILTIIADYRQYPEVRFPAFVEDGARAVAWAHGNVSEYGGDPDMLFAMGHSSGAHIAAMLATDCRYLRDVGGDQSWLSGFIGLAGPYDFLPLTDDGLIEIFGPEDLQLASQPINFVDFRTPPMLLMHGLKDNTVWVRNTRNLASRALEHDVAVTTIYYPDIGHLRIIGAVAEPFQGWAPVADDITEFVHAMGEPDRMNARHQCCEECCPTNPCATGTTTQREYSGHERAG
- a CDS encoding CIA30 family protein; its protein translation is MSIPDMNGPGRRNGLTAMLFTAIAGGGHAGEGTTSDALIDDRSSGSLKASRGGQWRLVTDQVMGGISTADLRPDRHGDRGCLRLSGTVNTANSGGFVQMALDPAGGKHWNVSTFAGLQLLVSGNGEQYNVHLRTSDLWLPWQSYRAAFVTAPEWHVIRIPFSSFEAYRIKTRLDTSRLTRLGLVAIGRHFTADLCLGDLRFYSQEGKTQQRM